The Onychomys torridus chromosome 4, mOncTor1.1, whole genome shotgun sequence genome includes a window with the following:
- the Rbm18 gene encoding probable RNA-binding protein 18, which produces MEAEIKTLPLENASILSEGSLQEGHRLWIGNLDPKITEYHLLKLLQKFGKVKQFDFLFHKSGALEGQPRGYCFVNFETKQEAEQAIQCLNGKLALSKKLVVRWAHAQVKRYDHNKNDKILPISLEPSSSTEPTQSNLSVTAKIKAIEAKLKMMAENPDAEHPAAPVYSYFKPPDKKRTTPYSRTAWKSRR; this is translated from the exons ATGGAAGCAGAAATCAAAACCCTTCCCCTGGAGAATGCATCCATCCTTTCAGAGGGCTCTCTACAGGAAGGACACCGATTATGGATTGGCAACCTGGATCCCAAAATCACAGA ATACCACCTCCTCAAGCTCCTCCAGAAGTTCGGCAAGGTGAAGCAATTTGACTTCCTCTTTCACAAGTCCGGCGCTTTGGAGGGCCAGCCCCGAGGGTACTGTTTTGTTAACTTTGAAACTAAGCAG gaagcagaacaagccatccAGTGTCTCAATGGCAAGCTGGCATTGTCTAAGAAGCTGGTGGTACGATGGGCTCACGCTCAAGTCAAG AGATATGATCATAACAAGAATGATAAAATCCTTCCCATCAGCCTTGAGCCATCCTCAAGCACTGAACCTACTCAATCTAACCTCAG CGTCACTGCCAAGATCAAAGCCATTGAAGCAAAGCTGAAAATGATGGCAGAGAACCCTGACGCAGAGCACCCGGCAGCACCTGTTTACTCCTACTTTAAACCACCAGATAAGAAGAGGACTACACCTTACTCTAGAACAGCCTGGAAGTCTCGAAGATGA